Proteins encoded in a region of the Pocillopora verrucosa isolate sample1 chromosome 11, ASM3666991v2, whole genome shotgun sequence genome:
- the LOC131772865 gene encoding heat shock 70 kDa protein 12A-like isoform X2, whose amino-acid sequence MIRIVDFDCTLKAANGKSIRAITVFAQCIKFFKDEAVACVRREAGEDEIDDEKIYWVFTVPQSWTGRSKQFMREAAYEAGIGSRGNLGQMMIVSEAEAALEFCVKTELSTPVLIADIGGGGLEMTLFEQHDEGKVIKTDKVTRPANTAVHEVMFLELLERTFGEQKVQDYQKLYPSDLHQIFQNFEAKKRTFRFKETKIQLPGSFVSFVNDFLSPSMKHYSKGEVRIVDDQYLCLSAECMKTLLKSVAEDAITEMKAFLGKPQLSEGVRIFLVGGHAESLHLQEEFKREFSGRHDVTTYRDASLAIVKGTMMVAKAMNSKRESGITGACYGVDCSRNFVRGLHPPEKTFFADGKAKCRDLFHCIVKKNDTIRHGEKISVRYRPLYANETEIKYTFYASQRSDVDVIFVTDQDVKEIGSIVIHSPDTRNGSERDIIVSIYFGGTDLIASAWDVTSGKRAQTTLEVSPPF is encoded by the exons ATCGTAGACTTCGACTGTACCCTTAAAGCAGCAAACGGAAAGAGTATAAGAGCCATAACAGTTTTCGCACAGTGTATCAAATTCTTCAAGGATGAAGCAGTGGCCTGTGTAAGGCGAGAGGCTGGAGAAGATGAaattgatgatgaaaaaatataCTGGGTTTTTACTGTACCTCAATCTTGGACGGGAAGATCTAAGCAGTTCATGAGAGAAGCAGCTTACGAG GCTGGTATTGGCTCACGTGGTAACTTAGGACAGATGATGATTGTCAGTGAAGCTGAAGCAGCACTGGAATTTTGTGTAAAGACAGAGCTAAGCACACCCGTTTTAATCGCTGATATTGGAG GAGGGGGCCTGGAAATGACTCTCTTTGAGCAACATGATGAAGGAAAAGTCATTAAGACCGACAAGGTGACTCGTCCTGCGAATACCGCTGTTCATGAAGTAATGTTCCTGGAGCTTTTAGAAAGGACGTTTGGGGAGCAAAAAGTTCAAGACTATCAGAAGCTGTACCCAAGTGATTTACACCAAATCTTTCAGAACTTTGAAGCAAAGAAGCGCACTTTCCGATTCAAAGAGACAAAGATTCAATTGCCAGGTAGTTTTGTCAGTTTCGTGAACGATTTTCTCTCTCCATCCATGAAACATTACAGTAAGGGGGAGGTTAGAATAGTGGATGATCAGTATCTTTGTCTGAGCGCTGAATGCATGAAAACTCTTTTGAAGTCTGTGGCAGAGGATGCAATAACTGAAATGAAGGCTTTCCTCGGCAAACCGCAGCTTTCAGAGGGTGTTAGGATATTTCTTGTTGGTGGACACGCTGAATCACTTCACCTCCAGGAAGAATTCAAGAGGGAGTTTTCTGGTCGTCATGATGTAACGACGTATCGTGACGCCTCCCTTGCAATTGTTAAGGGTACTATGATGGTTGCTAAGGCAATGAATTCAAAGAGGGAATCAGGGATCACTGGTGCATGTTATGGTGTCGACTGTTCACGAAATTTCGTTCGAGGTCTGCATCCACCAGAGAAGACATTCTTTGCTGATGGTAAAGCGAAATGCAGAGATCTGTTTCATTGCATTGTTAAGAAAAATGATACCATCAGACACGGAGAGAAAATCTCTGTAAGATATCGTCCACTCTATGCGaatgaaacagaaattaaatACACCTTTTACGCCTCACAGAGGTCAGACGTCGACGTTATTTTCGTTACAGACCAGGACGTGAAAGAAATTGGAAGTATCGTAATCCATTCCCCTGATACGAGGAATGGTTCGGAAAGAGATATTATAGTCAGCATTTATTTCGGAGGAACAGATTTAATAGCTTCGGCTTGGGATGTAACGAGCGGAAAGAGGGCTCAAACAACCTTGGAGGTGTCCCCACCTTTTTAG
- the LOC131772865 gene encoding heat shock 70 kDa protein 12A-like isoform X1, giving the protein MAHFLTGIKEYFLGTKNQYVATVAIDLGTVSSGFAYTLHTNQSQDAAIFVNSDWVNEFGHRTSKTPTCLLLKPDLSFYAFGYKALEWNAYFQSTHETQDMLFFEVFKRDLHSDKIVDFDCTLKAANGKSIRAITVFAQCIKFFKDEAVACVRREAGEDEIDDEKIYWVFTVPQSWTGRSKQFMREAAYEAGIGSRGNLGQMMIVSEAEAALEFCVKTELSTPVLIADIGGGGLEMTLFEQHDEGKVIKTDKVTRPANTAVHEVMFLELLERTFGEQKVQDYQKLYPSDLHQIFQNFEAKKRTFRFKETKIQLPGSFVSFVNDFLSPSMKHYSKGEVRIVDDQYLCLSAECMKTLLKSVAEDAITEMKAFLGKPQLSEGVRIFLVGGHAESLHLQEEFKREFSGRHDVTTYRDASLAIVKGTMMVAKAMNSKRESGITGACYGVDCSRNFVRGLHPPEKTFFADGKAKCRDLFHCIVKKNDTIRHGEKISVRYRPLYANETEIKYTFYASQRSDVDVIFVTDQDVKEIGSIVIHSPDTRNGSERDIIVSIYFGGTDLIASAWDVTSGKRAQTTLEVSPPF; this is encoded by the exons GTTGCAATTGATCTTGGAACAGTTTCCAGTGGCTTTGCCTATACACTTCATACGAACCAAAGTCAAGACGCGGCGATTTTCGTGAACAGTGACTGGGTGAATGAATTTGGTCATCGAACGAGCAAGACCCCTACATGCTTGCTTCTCAAACCAGACCTTTCATTCTACGCCTTTGGGTACAAAGCGTTGGAATGGAATGCATATTTTCAAAGCACCCACGAAACACAAGACATGTTGTTTTTTGAGGTTTTTAAGAGAGATTTGCATAGTGATAAG ATCGTAGACTTCGACTGTACCCTTAAAGCAGCAAACGGAAAGAGTATAAGAGCCATAACAGTTTTCGCACAGTGTATCAAATTCTTCAAGGATGAAGCAGTGGCCTGTGTAAGGCGAGAGGCTGGAGAAGATGAaattgatgatgaaaaaatataCTGGGTTTTTACTGTACCTCAATCTTGGACGGGAAGATCTAAGCAGTTCATGAGAGAAGCAGCTTACGAG GCTGGTATTGGCTCACGTGGTAACTTAGGACAGATGATGATTGTCAGTGAAGCTGAAGCAGCACTGGAATTTTGTGTAAAGACAGAGCTAAGCACACCCGTTTTAATCGCTGATATTGGAG GAGGGGGCCTGGAAATGACTCTCTTTGAGCAACATGATGAAGGAAAAGTCATTAAGACCGACAAGGTGACTCGTCCTGCGAATACCGCTGTTCATGAAGTAATGTTCCTGGAGCTTTTAGAAAGGACGTTTGGGGAGCAAAAAGTTCAAGACTATCAGAAGCTGTACCCAAGTGATTTACACCAAATCTTTCAGAACTTTGAAGCAAAGAAGCGCACTTTCCGATTCAAAGAGACAAAGATTCAATTGCCAGGTAGTTTTGTCAGTTTCGTGAACGATTTTCTCTCTCCATCCATGAAACATTACAGTAAGGGGGAGGTTAGAATAGTGGATGATCAGTATCTTTGTCTGAGCGCTGAATGCATGAAAACTCTTTTGAAGTCTGTGGCAGAGGATGCAATAACTGAAATGAAGGCTTTCCTCGGCAAACCGCAGCTTTCAGAGGGTGTTAGGATATTTCTTGTTGGTGGACACGCTGAATCACTTCACCTCCAGGAAGAATTCAAGAGGGAGTTTTCTGGTCGTCATGATGTAACGACGTATCGTGACGCCTCCCTTGCAATTGTTAAGGGTACTATGATGGTTGCTAAGGCAATGAATTCAAAGAGGGAATCAGGGATCACTGGTGCATGTTATGGTGTCGACTGTTCACGAAATTTCGTTCGAGGTCTGCATCCACCAGAGAAGACATTCTTTGCTGATGGTAAAGCGAAATGCAGAGATCTGTTTCATTGCATTGTTAAGAAAAATGATACCATCAGACACGGAGAGAAAATCTCTGTAAGATATCGTCCACTCTATGCGaatgaaacagaaattaaatACACCTTTTACGCCTCACAGAGGTCAGACGTCGACGTTATTTTCGTTACAGACCAGGACGTGAAAGAAATTGGAAGTATCGTAATCCATTCCCCTGATACGAGGAATGGTTCGGAAAGAGATATTATAGTCAGCATTTATTTCGGAGGAACAGATTTAATAGCTTCGGCTTGGGATGTAACGAGCGGAAAGAGGGCTCAAACAACCTTGGAGGTGTCCCCACCTTTTTAG
- the LOC131772850 gene encoding MORN repeat-containing protein 5-like, producing the protein MQCMGTNYEGCSLNGRMDDPEAIYKFPNHFGSEYHGGIVDGMFHGEGKLKVREGVHFTGKFEKGRAVEGFFEFQDDVRFEIENWAYCDGDNNRVFKSELENGLKPAGRSQLTNVDPPQTIPKGMYDCGDGFYDPVVRTVINYDSVFLRNTDEKEHQWIVNRCRKAWDEPVGTRKLH; encoded by the exons ATGCAGTGTATGGGGACAAACTACGAGGGTTGCAGCCTCAATGGAAG AATGGATGATCCAGAAGCTATTTACAAGTTTCCTAATCACTTTGGAAGTGAATATCATGGCGGAATAGTCGACGGAAT GTTTCATGGCGAAGGAAAATTAAAGGTTCGTGAAGGAGTACATTTTACTGGAAAATTCGAAAAGGGCAGGGCAGTCGAG GGTTTCTTCGAGTTTCAGGATGATGTGCGATTTGAAATCGAAAATTGGGCTTACTGCGACGGTGACAATAACAGAGTTTTCAAGTCTGAGCTGGAGAATGGATTAAAACCGGCAG GTCGTTCCCAGCTTACCAATGTGGATCCGCCCCAAACCATACCTAAAGGAATGTATGACTGTGGAGACGGATTTTATGACCCTGTGGTACGCACGGTGATAAACTACGACTCTGTTTTCTTACGCAACACGG ATGAAAAAGAGCATCAATGGATTGTAAACCGGTGCAGGAAGGCCTGGGACGAGCCAGTCGGCACTAGAAAGCTCCACTAG